A stretch of Arthrobacter sunyaminii DNA encodes these proteins:
- the fabG gene encoding 3-oxoacyl-ACP reductase FabG: protein MTEAQDPPVQRTAIVTGSGRGIGAAIAARLAADGHRVGVIDLREEDTAETVEAINNSGGKAVGVGADVADAGAVEAAVARIADELGAPTILVNNAGILRDNLLFKMSDSDWDAVMGVHLRGAFLMSRAVQAHQVQEKWGRIVNLSSTSALGNRGQANYAAAKAGLQGFTKTLAIELGRYNVTVNAIAPGFIETDMTRATAERVGVPFDDFVKHAVAEIPVGRAGTPADIAAAASFFIREEASFVSGQVLYVAGGPRA, encoded by the coding sequence ATGACCGAAGCCCAGGACCCTCCGGTTCAGCGAACCGCCATTGTCACCGGATCAGGACGCGGCATTGGCGCGGCCATCGCAGCGAGGCTGGCGGCCGACGGCCACCGCGTGGGCGTCATCGATTTACGGGAAGAAGACACCGCAGAAACGGTGGAGGCCATCAACAACTCCGGCGGCAAGGCTGTGGGCGTTGGTGCTGACGTCGCGGATGCGGGCGCCGTCGAAGCGGCTGTGGCCCGGATCGCGGACGAGCTCGGCGCACCAACCATCCTGGTGAACAACGCGGGCATCCTCCGGGACAACCTGTTGTTCAAGATGAGCGACAGTGACTGGGATGCGGTCATGGGCGTTCATCTGCGCGGCGCTTTCCTGATGAGCCGTGCCGTGCAGGCACACCAGGTACAGGAGAAGTGGGGGCGGATCGTCAATCTCTCCAGCACCTCTGCCCTCGGCAACCGAGGCCAGGCCAACTATGCCGCTGCCAAGGCCGGGCTGCAGGGATTCACTAAGACGCTTGCGATCGAGCTGGGCCGGTATAACGTCACGGTCAATGCCATTGCGCCGGGGTTTATTGAGACTGACATGACGCGGGCCACCGCGGAACGGGTCGGAGTGCCGTTCGATGACTTCGTTAAGCACGCGGTGGCCGAAATCCCGGTGGGGCGGGCCGGAACACCGGCCGACATTGCCGCTGCGGCGTCCTTCTTCATCCGGGAGGAAGCGTCCTTTGTCTCCGGTCAGGTGCTGTACGTTGCCGGCGGACCGAGGGCTTAG
- a CDS encoding MaoC family dehydratase codes for MAHFNSVQELEAAVGQRETSEWITIDQDRINRFADATDDHQWIHTDPERAAAGPFGSTIAHGFLVLSLLPALAADRVSVDGTVMGINYGLDRVRFPHPVPVNSRVRAVSELSKVETTGQGVRVVTAVTIELEGADKPAVVAEWITLYVLA; via the coding sequence ATGGCGCACTTTAACTCCGTACAAGAGCTGGAAGCTGCCGTGGGGCAGCGCGAAACCAGTGAATGGATCACCATCGACCAGGACCGGATCAACCGGTTCGCTGACGCCACCGATGACCATCAGTGGATCCACACGGATCCTGAACGGGCTGCCGCAGGTCCGTTCGGCTCCACCATCGCCCACGGTTTTCTGGTCCTTTCCCTGTTGCCGGCGCTGGCCGCGGACCGGGTGAGCGTGGACGGAACCGTGATGGGCATCAACTACGGACTGGACCGGGTGCGGTTCCCGCACCCGGTGCCGGTGAACAGCCGCGTCCGGGCGGTTTCCGAGCTGTCCAAGGTCGAGACCACAGGCCAGGGCGTCCGCGTTGTCACCGCGGTCACGATTGAACTGGAAGGGGCGGACAAGCCCGCGGTGGTTGCAGAGTGGATCACCCTGTACGTGCTGGCCTAA
- a CDS encoding branched-chain amino acid ABC transporter permease, with protein sequence MDRFLFLTVDGLARGAVLAAFALSLVIIWRAARIVNFAQGAMAVATTYIAYTVTSATGNYWLGLASAVVTGLLLGALVERTVMRFVGNTNPLNSVIAGLGLLLVIQAVLGMIFGNGYKSMATPFSTTPLSIGGVSAVSPYDLFIFACVGLIVGGLALLFTKTALGLRLRASAFAPDLARLLGVRSSRMLTLGWALSSAVGALAALLIIPTELGLNPHAVDTVFVYAFTVAVVGGLDSAGGAVAGGLAVGVVLSWVSGYLGATLAPIAVLVLLLAVLLLRPAGLFSMTKERTA encoded by the coding sequence ATGGACAGATTTCTCTTCCTCACCGTCGACGGACTGGCCCGCGGCGCTGTGCTCGCTGCCTTTGCCCTCTCATTGGTCATCATTTGGCGCGCCGCCCGCATCGTGAACTTTGCGCAGGGGGCGATGGCCGTTGCCACCACGTACATCGCCTATACCGTCACCAGCGCCACCGGCAACTACTGGCTCGGCCTGGCCTCCGCCGTGGTCACCGGCCTGCTGCTCGGGGCCCTGGTGGAGCGGACGGTCATGCGCTTTGTGGGAAACACCAATCCCCTGAACTCGGTCATTGCCGGGCTGGGACTACTGCTGGTTATCCAAGCAGTCCTGGGCATGATCTTCGGCAACGGATACAAGTCAATGGCCACACCGTTCAGCACAACACCCCTTTCCATCGGCGGCGTCAGCGCCGTCTCCCCCTACGACCTGTTCATCTTTGCCTGTGTCGGCCTGATCGTCGGTGGACTGGCCCTGCTGTTCACCAAGACCGCCCTGGGGCTGCGGCTGCGCGCCTCGGCCTTCGCTCCGGATCTGGCCCGGCTGCTGGGCGTGCGGTCCTCCCGCATGTTGACCCTCGGCTGGGCATTGTCGTCCGCCGTCGGCGCCCTGGCAGCACTGCTGATCATTCCCACCGAGCTGGGCCTGAACCCGCATGCCGTGGACACCGTCTTCGTCTACGCATTCACCGTTGCCGTGGTGGGCGGACTGGACTCCGCAGGCGGAGCCGTTGCCGGCGGGCTGGCCGTAGGCGTGGTGCTCAGCTGGGTCAGCGGATATCTGGGCGCCACCCTCGCACCCATCGCTGTACTGGTCCTCCTGCTGGCGGTGCTGCTGCTCCGACCGGCCGGACTGTTCTCCATGACGAAGGAGCGCACGGCATGA
- a CDS encoding ABC transporter ATP-binding protein has protein sequence MEVLHTDQSVLTPRLRFSDVSVRFGGLTALDSVSFTVPPGAVVGIIGPNGAGKTTLFNVICGFNTPASGSLELDGEKFQPRRHRLTRQGVARTLQGLGLFPGLTVLENVLLGLESTARHNPVEDALALPRSRSGEARLRVRGLQTLDDLGIASFASALPDTLPYGIRKKVALARALAGSPRLLLLDEPAGGLAHEDIDELAEIIRSVPETGCSVVLVEHHVDLVMNVCERIAVLDFGKLIADGTPAEIGANQAVTDAYLGVEPA, from the coding sequence ATGGAAGTTTTACATACCGACCAGTCGGTTTTGACCCCTCGCCTGCGCTTCAGTGACGTGAGCGTGCGGTTCGGCGGACTCACCGCCCTGGACTCGGTGTCCTTCACCGTTCCGCCCGGGGCCGTCGTCGGCATCATCGGGCCCAACGGCGCAGGCAAAACCACGCTGTTCAACGTGATCTGCGGTTTCAACACTCCGGCGTCCGGGTCCCTGGAGCTCGACGGCGAAAAGTTCCAGCCGCGGCGCCACCGGCTCACGCGCCAGGGTGTCGCCCGGACACTGCAGGGACTGGGCCTGTTTCCCGGGCTGACCGTGCTGGAGAATGTTCTGCTCGGGTTGGAGAGCACTGCCCGGCACAACCCCGTGGAGGATGCCCTGGCCCTGCCTCGTTCCCGGAGCGGTGAAGCCCGGCTGCGCGTGCGCGGGCTGCAGACGCTGGACGATCTCGGCATCGCGTCCTTCGCGTCCGCGTTGCCGGACACCCTTCCCTACGGGATCCGGAAGAAGGTGGCCCTGGCCCGTGCCCTCGCCGGCTCTCCCCGCCTCCTGCTCCTGGATGAACCCGCCGGCGGACTGGCCCACGAAGACATTGACGAACTGGCCGAAATCATCCGCTCGGTTCCGGAGACCGGCTGCTCCGTAGTCCTTGTGGAACACCACGTGGACCTGGTCATGAACGTCTGCGAGCGCATTGCGGTCCTGGACTTCGGCAAGCTGATCGCCGACGGCACCCCCGCGGAGATCGGCGCCAATCAGGCCGTCACCGATGCCTATCTGGGAGTTGAGCCGGCATGA
- a CDS encoding ABC transporter substrate-binding protein has translation MIIFQHSGSVRSTSAPGRTSRSKRNVLAAAVTVAAMALAACGSSGEGTSTAAEDVPGVTDSTVKVGTHQPLTGPAAAGYASISPATKAYFDHVNANGGIHGRTIEYTVKDDGYNPANTQSVVRELVLQDEVFAILGGLGTPPHSSVLDFLNDNEVPDLFVASGSPTWNQPEDYPYTYGFMQDYDTEAKGLAAYVQEEFPDATYCLFGQDDDFGADFKTGLESALGSDGLASAQVYSTANTDVAAQISALQAAGCDVNFLASINGFTAQAIGTAAKLGYMPKWAASSAGGDYNTLSSYLGENTDALLEGFISSNYLPANTDADDEWTAKFKEINEKYNPGAEFDGNTIFGMSIGYLFAEALNEAGENPTRESLLEALESGNVQGNGHVPLGFSGDSHAGYTGGMITVISDGVQAYTGTPYSADGDSVSAYTEERPAMPENGIPQ, from the coding sequence ATGATTATTTTCCAGCACTCAGGTTCTGTCCGCAGCACCTCTGCTCCCGGGCGCACGAGCCGCTCCAAGCGCAATGTCCTCGCCGCGGCAGTCACTGTGGCTGCCATGGCTCTTGCGGCGTGCGGGTCCTCCGGAGAGGGCACCTCGACGGCGGCGGAAGACGTTCCGGGTGTCACCGACAGCACAGTCAAAGTGGGCACGCATCAGCCCCTGACCGGTCCGGCAGCGGCAGGATATGCCTCAATTTCGCCGGCCACCAAGGCCTACTTCGACCATGTGAACGCAAACGGCGGAATCCACGGCCGCACCATTGAATACACGGTCAAGGATGACGGTTACAACCCGGCCAACACTCAGAGCGTGGTGCGCGAACTGGTGCTCCAGGACGAAGTGTTCGCGATCCTCGGCGGTCTCGGCACACCGCCGCACAGTTCCGTGCTGGACTTCCTGAACGACAATGAAGTCCCGGACCTGTTTGTCGCCTCAGGCAGCCCCACCTGGAACCAGCCCGAAGACTACCCCTACACGTACGGCTTCATGCAGGACTATGACACCGAGGCCAAAGGCCTGGCTGCGTATGTGCAGGAAGAATTCCCGGACGCCACTTACTGTCTCTTCGGCCAGGACGACGACTTCGGAGCGGACTTCAAAACCGGCCTCGAGTCGGCGCTGGGCAGCGACGGACTGGCCAGTGCACAGGTTTACTCTACGGCGAACACGGACGTGGCAGCCCAGATCAGTGCCCTGCAGGCGGCCGGCTGCGATGTGAATTTCCTGGCCTCGATCAACGGCTTCACCGCGCAGGCCATCGGAACCGCTGCCAAGCTGGGCTACATGCCGAAGTGGGCGGCGTCCTCTGCCGGCGGGGATTACAACACGTTGTCCAGTTACCTCGGAGAGAACACCGACGCGCTCTTGGAGGGCTTCATCAGCTCAAACTACCTTCCGGCCAATACCGACGCCGACGATGAGTGGACGGCCAAATTCAAGGAGATCAACGAGAAGTACAACCCCGGCGCGGAGTTCGACGGAAACACGATCTTCGGCATGTCCATTGGCTATCTCTTCGCCGAAGCCCTGAACGAGGCCGGCGAGAACCCCACGCGGGAGTCGCTGCTGGAGGCGCTGGAGTCCGGCAACGTGCAGGGCAACGGACATGTGCCGCTGGGCTTCAGCGGGGACAGCCATGCCGGGTACACCGGTGGCATGATCACTGTAATTTCGGACGGTGTGCAGGCCTACACGGGAACCCCGTACTCCGCGGACGGTGACTCGGTCAGTGCCTACACCGAAGAACGTCCCGCGATGCCGGAAAACGGCATCCCGCAGTAA
- a CDS encoding branched-chain amino acid ABC transporter permease produces MKPLKPGTSLLVAVAAAAILIGLTFAVDPFRSYQLATACAYLCAVAGLTLLTGAGGQLSLGQAALMAAGAYSYALSANALAEAEVEGPLLLLAPLGAAVLGAGVLGLIIGCAAGRLHGPYLAGFTLALVVAIPAVTSTFSNVLGGDQGLWITVEKRPAALRGTVSNEQWQAWLAIICAVAVMVVLNNLLRGRFGRQLRAVRDNDAAASLSGVNVARTKIISFTVSAAAAGLGGGLLAYVTQSASPGAYSLVLSLYLLMAAVIGGIGSLTGAVWGALVMVFLPYAVNSFTADLPVSADVASRLDGNLAIAVFGTILVLVILLAPRGIQGLLSAAGRRIRARVSPGPGPSNPAPAVVVPVQQSRTPADNPPSGTDKPPSGTDNPPSETLSTTKGQR; encoded by the coding sequence ATGAAACCGTTGAAGCCGGGGACTTCCCTCCTGGTTGCCGTTGCTGCGGCAGCAATACTGATCGGCCTCACCTTTGCCGTGGATCCCTTTCGGTCCTACCAACTGGCCACCGCGTGCGCCTACCTGTGCGCTGTTGCCGGCCTGACCCTGCTCACCGGAGCGGGTGGACAGCTCTCCCTCGGCCAGGCGGCGCTCATGGCCGCCGGTGCCTACAGCTACGCGCTCAGTGCCAATGCGCTGGCCGAAGCAGAAGTGGAAGGGCCCCTCCTGCTGCTGGCTCCGCTTGGGGCCGCAGTGCTGGGAGCAGGCGTCCTCGGCCTCATCATCGGATGCGCCGCCGGACGGTTGCACGGCCCCTACCTGGCCGGCTTCACCCTTGCCCTGGTGGTGGCCATTCCCGCGGTGACCAGTACGTTCTCGAATGTTCTGGGCGGGGACCAGGGCTTATGGATCACGGTGGAGAAGCGTCCGGCCGCGCTGCGCGGCACCGTCAGCAACGAACAGTGGCAGGCCTGGCTGGCCATTATCTGTGCGGTCGCGGTGATGGTGGTGCTGAACAACCTCCTGCGCGGACGGTTTGGGCGCCAGCTGCGGGCCGTGCGCGACAACGACGCCGCGGCCTCGCTTTCCGGTGTCAACGTGGCCCGAACCAAGATCATCTCCTTCACCGTGAGCGCTGCAGCAGCGGGCCTGGGCGGGGGCCTGCTCGCTTACGTCACCCAGAGCGCCAGTCCGGGCGCGTACTCGCTGGTGTTGTCCCTCTATCTGCTGATGGCAGCGGTCATCGGCGGCATCGGTTCGCTGACCGGCGCGGTCTGGGGTGCCCTGGTCATGGTGTTCCTGCCCTACGCGGTCAATTCCTTCACCGCTGATCTGCCGGTCTCCGCCGACGTCGCCTCCAGGCTGGACGGGAATCTCGCCATAGCGGTGTTCGGCACCATCCTCGTGCTGGTGATCCTGCTTGCCCCGCGCGGCATCCAGGGGCTGCTCTCCGCTGCGGGCCGCCGGATCCGGGCCCGTGTCTCTCCCGGGCCGGGTCCCTCAAACCCTGCCCCCGCCGTCGTCGTACCCGTTCAGCAGTCCCGCACACCAGCAGATAACCCGCCATCAGGAACAGACAAGCCGCCATCAGGAACAGACAATCCTCCATCGGAAACACTGTCCACCACGAAAGGTCAACGATGA
- a CDS encoding TetR/AcrR family transcriptional regulator produces the protein MKTLNIKEQLARVSVDLFATQGYAKTSVQQIVDAAGVTKGALYHYFDSKDDLLFDIYDRILTLQHRNLEEITARNLPVEETVRMACEDVLITSIEWIREGAVFFRSQHMLSTDRLEEVKRRRRSYSEVFAALIVRGQAEGVFRSDIPTAVLVANFFANPHYLSYWYQPDGPLTKQQVAKQLTDLYLAGLRPATSGGSAH, from the coding sequence ATGAAGACCCTGAACATCAAAGAACAGCTGGCCCGCGTTTCCGTGGACCTCTTCGCCACGCAAGGCTATGCCAAAACCAGCGTCCAGCAGATTGTTGACGCGGCCGGAGTCACCAAGGGCGCCCTCTACCATTACTTCGATTCCAAGGACGATCTGCTCTTCGACATCTATGACCGCATCCTTACACTGCAGCACCGCAATCTCGAAGAAATCACGGCGCGGAATCTTCCGGTGGAGGAAACGGTCCGAATGGCGTGTGAAGACGTCCTCATTACTTCGATCGAATGGATCCGCGAAGGGGCCGTCTTCTTCCGTTCCCAGCACATGCTCAGTACGGATCGGCTGGAAGAAGTAAAGAGACGGCGCCGCAGCTACAGCGAAGTCTTCGCCGCCCTGATTGTCCGCGGCCAAGCCGAAGGTGTTTTCCGCAGCGACATCCCCACCGCCGTCCTGGTGGCCAATTTCTTCGCCAATCCGCACTATCTCTCGTATTGGTACCAGCCGGACGGACCCCTGACCAAACAGCAGGTCGCGAAGCAACTGACCGATTTGTACCTCGCCGGGCTCCGGCCTGCCACATCAGGAGGATCAGCACATTGA
- a CDS encoding NADPH:quinone oxidoreductase family protein, whose protein sequence is MKAWNVVTLAEPRDAMRLTDQPSPAAAPGSLVLKTLAVALNFPDVLLCRGEYQEKPELPFVPGIELCGTVTGIGDGVTGFRLGDRVIATHLGVMAEEVQVPAATAFPAPGSLSDAEAAALCIGYQTGYFGLHRRARIAPGETLLVHAAAGGVGTAAVQLGKAAGATVIGVVGNEAKRRIAEKAGADIVVNRSTEDFVDAVKEATGGRGADVIYDPVGGETFERSTRCIAFEGRIIVVGFAGGTLQTARMNHALVKNYSLLGLHWALYTKKAPELVAEVHEQLTLLADKGLIRPVVSETVPFDSAPDAVQRLGDGKTAGRVVLTL, encoded by the coding sequence TTGAAAGCCTGGAACGTCGTCACCCTCGCCGAACCCCGTGACGCGATGCGCCTCACGGATCAGCCCTCCCCCGCCGCCGCACCGGGCTCGCTGGTGTTGAAGACCCTTGCCGTGGCCCTGAACTTCCCTGATGTGCTGCTGTGCCGCGGGGAGTACCAGGAGAAGCCCGAGCTGCCCTTCGTGCCCGGCATCGAACTGTGCGGCACCGTCACCGGAATCGGCGACGGCGTCACCGGCTTCCGGCTGGGCGACCGCGTGATTGCCACGCATCTGGGCGTCATGGCGGAGGAAGTGCAGGTTCCAGCCGCAACGGCCTTCCCTGCGCCCGGGTCCCTCTCCGACGCGGAAGCCGCCGCTTTGTGCATCGGCTACCAGACCGGCTACTTCGGACTGCACCGCCGGGCACGGATAGCGCCCGGCGAAACACTGCTGGTCCATGCGGCAGCAGGAGGCGTGGGAACGGCAGCCGTGCAGTTGGGCAAGGCTGCCGGCGCCACCGTGATCGGGGTGGTGGGCAACGAAGCCAAGCGCCGGATTGCCGAAAAGGCCGGAGCGGACATCGTGGTCAACCGCAGCACCGAAGATTTTGTCGACGCTGTCAAAGAGGCAACCGGGGGCCGCGGAGCCGACGTCATCTATGACCCGGTGGGCGGTGAAACGTTTGAACGTTCAACCCGTTGCATCGCTTTTGAAGGGCGGATCATCGTCGTCGGGTTCGCCGGCGGTACCCTGCAGACCGCCCGCATGAACCACGCTTTGGTCAAGAATTACTCACTCCTCGGACTCCACTGGGCGCTTTACACCAAGAAGGCCCCTGAACTGGTTGCCGAGGTCCATGAACAGCTCACGCTCCTGGCAGACAAGGGCTTGATCCGGCCCGTGGTCAGCGAAACCGTACCGTTCGACTCCGCTCCCGACGCCGTCCAGCGCCTGGGCGACGGCAAGACTGCAGGGCGGGTGGTGCTGACCCTGTAA
- a CDS encoding ABC transporter ATP-binding protein, which produces MSGLLVLDSVSAGYGQVPVLHGVSLSVEAGSITAVVGANGAGKTTLLRTVIGQLRPASGNIRFDGTDLAATKVEDMVRRGIALVPEGRGVITELTVEENLRLGGLWRRDRAAAAALLARMYELFEPLDRRRKAPGHQLSGGERQMLALGRALMAGPRLLLLDEPSLGLAPRITAQILGLLRSLCDDTGLTVLLIEQNVRSALAVADDGVVLNLGSVVAARPAADLAADTDLRHTYLGF; this is translated from the coding sequence ATGAGCGGCCTGCTGGTCCTGGACTCGGTCAGTGCCGGTTACGGCCAGGTTCCCGTCCTGCACGGCGTCAGCCTCAGTGTCGAGGCCGGCAGCATCACCGCCGTCGTTGGCGCCAACGGCGCAGGCAAAACCACGCTGCTCCGCACCGTGATCGGCCAGCTGAGACCGGCGTCCGGAAACATCCGCTTCGACGGCACCGACTTGGCGGCCACCAAAGTGGAGGACATGGTGCGGCGCGGCATCGCGCTGGTGCCGGAGGGACGGGGAGTCATCACGGAACTGACCGTGGAGGAGAACCTGCGCCTGGGCGGGTTGTGGCGCCGTGACCGGGCCGCGGCCGCAGCCCTGCTGGCACGCATGTACGAACTGTTTGAACCGCTGGACCGGCGCCGCAAGGCACCCGGGCACCAGCTCTCCGGAGGTGAACGGCAAATGCTCGCCCTGGGCCGCGCCCTGATGGCCGGTCCCCGGCTGCTGCTCCTTGATGAACCGTCCCTGGGCCTGGCACCGCGCATCACCGCACAAATCCTGGGACTGCTGCGCAGCCTCTGCGACGACACCGGACTCACCGTCCTTCTGATCGAGCAAAACGTCCGCAGCGCCCTTGCCGTAGCCGACGACGGCGTGGTCCTCAACCTGGGATCCGTCGTCGCCGCCCGTCCCGCCGCCGACCTGGCAGCGGACACCGACCTCCGCCACACCTATCTGGGGTTCTGA
- a CDS encoding FAD:protein FMN transferase, which yields MPDFSFEAIGTAWTVSTAAPVTEQERAAVTELVDCYDRTYSRFRQDSVIAPLAASPGTVDLPVSAAPLLSLFDTLNRLSGGAVNPLVGSSLEKLGYDAAYSFAAAAPSPAPDWAASVSWQVLGDRTVLSTSVPVTFDIGAAGKGQLVDLVFELLRAAGHRELTVDAGSDLRHRGPRALRVALEHPYDTTQAIGVLPLQSRALCASASNRRQWGDGLHHIVDAGTGRPVETVAAAWVLADNAMTADGLATALFFTDPGTLAEEFAFDYVRMFSDGRATFSDAMAGVLFS from the coding sequence ATGCCGGATTTCAGCTTCGAGGCCATCGGCACCGCCTGGACCGTGAGCACCGCCGCCCCGGTGACTGAGCAGGAACGGGCAGCCGTCACGGAGCTGGTGGACTGCTATGACCGGACCTACTCGCGTTTCCGGCAGGACTCGGTCATCGCACCGCTTGCCGCATCGCCGGGAACCGTGGACCTTCCGGTGTCCGCCGCACCGCTGCTTTCCCTCTTCGATACCCTGAACCGGCTCAGCGGGGGCGCCGTGAATCCTTTGGTGGGCTCGTCGCTGGAGAAGCTCGGCTACGACGCGGCGTACTCGTTTGCCGCCGCGGCCCCCTCCCCGGCACCGGACTGGGCGGCCTCGGTGTCCTGGCAGGTGCTTGGTGACCGGACCGTGCTGAGCACCTCGGTGCCGGTGACTTTCGACATTGGCGCCGCGGGAAAGGGACAGCTTGTTGACCTGGTCTTTGAACTGCTGCGCGCGGCCGGGCACCGGGAGCTGACAGTGGACGCCGGTTCCGACCTGAGGCACCGCGGCCCCCGTGCCCTGCGGGTGGCCCTGGAACACCCGTATGACACCACGCAGGCCATCGGCGTGCTTCCGCTGCAAAGCCGCGCGCTGTGCGCCTCGGCGTCCAACCGCCGGCAATGGGGAGACGGGCTGCACCATATTGTTGATGCAGGGACCGGCCGTCCCGTGGAGACGGTGGCAGCCGCCTGGGTGCTGGCGGATAACGCCATGACCGCCGACGGGCTGGCCACCGCACTGTTTTTCACCGACCCCGGCACGCTCGCCGAAGAATTCGCCTTTGACTATGTGCGGATGTTTTCGGACGGGCGGGCCACTTTCTCAGATGCCATGGCTGGAGTTCTTTTTTCATGA
- a CDS encoding ferredoxin--NADP reductase, producing the protein MSLSLSAASRRLDAFAGRWTMYRLTTLLLLAMTAWSFVLSAAGQLFYTPAELAATAATAVVSALVASRVMGLLFRTRPQTDSSIITGLLLYFLFWPTTEGSQLLTVALAAGAATASKYLLVWHGRHIFNPAAFGAAVLAVTGLNSAVWWVAAPLMLVVVLPAAVLILYRNRLLPMAGVFLLASGAIIVARFLSGGEPLTTALATLIASYPVLFFAGFMLSEPLTLPPRRVQRLLEAAVVGVLFAVPLNLGPVYMSPELALLIGNLLAFALAPRAGIRLRLRENRALTPTARELVFEPLRPLTFRPGQYVELSLPHASPDARGARRIFSLTTAPEKPDTVAVGLRATEPYSSFKSTLLKLKPGAVISGTTVAGDFLLPRDPGVPLLLMASGVGITPFMSHLRSLAARGSSGESTGGSLGRDVVLVYAASSVEELAYAAELHGMGIRVLVCTPTDPKISGWTWLGPGLPDAQALAQEVPDAARRAAYVSGSPSAVAAARAAVRGAGGRSVKTDAFLGY; encoded by the coding sequence ATGAGTCTTTCCCTGTCCGCCGCGTCCCGCAGGCTGGACGCTTTCGCCGGCCGCTGGACGATGTACCGGCTGACCACCCTGCTCCTGCTGGCGATGACGGCGTGGTCCTTTGTGCTTTCCGCGGCGGGGCAGCTGTTCTACACCCCGGCCGAGCTCGCCGCCACCGCAGCCACCGCCGTCGTGTCCGCCCTGGTGGCCAGCCGGGTCATGGGACTGCTCTTCCGGACCCGCCCGCAGACCGACTCCTCCATCATCACCGGGTTGTTGCTCTACTTCCTTTTCTGGCCCACCACCGAAGGATCCCAGCTGTTGACCGTGGCACTCGCGGCCGGGGCTGCCACGGCATCCAAGTACCTGCTGGTGTGGCACGGCCGGCACATCTTCAACCCCGCCGCTTTCGGAGCCGCAGTGTTGGCTGTGACGGGCCTCAACAGCGCCGTGTGGTGGGTTGCGGCTCCGCTGATGCTCGTAGTGGTCCTGCCCGCCGCGGTGCTGATCCTCTACCGCAACCGGCTGCTGCCGATGGCCGGCGTGTTCCTGCTGGCCTCGGGAGCGATCATCGTGGCACGGTTCCTGTCCGGCGGGGAACCGCTGACGACGGCGCTTGCCACCCTGATCGCTTCCTATCCGGTGCTGTTCTTTGCCGGCTTCATGCTGTCCGAGCCGCTGACGCTGCCGCCCCGGCGCGTCCAGCGCCTGCTGGAAGCCGCCGTCGTCGGCGTCCTGTTCGCCGTGCCGCTGAACCTTGGACCCGTGTATATGTCCCCCGAGCTCGCCCTGCTCATCGGGAACCTGCTGGCCTTTGCCTTGGCACCGCGTGCAGGCATCAGACTGCGGCTGCGCGAAAACCGGGCCCTGACACCCACGGCGAGGGAGCTGGTGTTCGAGCCCCTGCGACCGCTGACGTTCCGGCCGGGACAGTATGTGGAGCTGAGCCTGCCCCACGCCAGCCCCGATGCCCGCGGCGCCCGCCGCATCTTCAGCCTCACCACGGCGCCCGAAAAGCCGGACACAGTGGCCGTGGGACTGCGTGCCACAGAACCGTACAGCTCCTTCAAGTCCACCCTCCTGAAGCTGAAGCCGGGGGCCGTAATTTCCGGAACCACGGTGGCCGGGGACTTCCTGCTCCCCCGCGATCCGGGCGTTCCGCTGCTGCTGATGGCGTCCGGCGTCGGCATCACGCCGTTCATGAGCCATCTGCGTTCCCTTGCTGCCCGCGGAAGTTCCGGGGAGAGCACCGGGGGATCCCTCGGACGCGACGTGGTTCTGGTCTATGCGGCGTCCTCGGTGGAGGAGCTGGCATATGCGGCGGAACTGCACGGGATGGGAATCCGCGTTTTGGTCTGTACGCCCACCGATCCGAAGATCAGCGGATGGACTTGGCTGGGCCCCGGGCTGCCGGACGCTCAGGCGCTCGCCCAAGAGGTTCCGGACGCTGCCCGGCGTGCGGCGTATGTCTCCGGATCGCCGTCGGCTGTTGCCGCGGCACGGGCTGCGGTCCGAGGTGCCGGCGGCCGTTCCGTAAAGACGGACGCGTTCCTGGGCTATTGA